In the Artemia franciscana chromosome 1, ASM3288406v1, whole genome shotgun sequence genome, one interval contains:
- the LOC136024572 gene encoding lactosylceramide 4-alpha-galactosyltransferase-like, producing the protein MTVQTRYFVLISLLFVATIIVITYINLQAEGNEFIHIRMHLSMEPDIQILTLNEISDHHDFNTTFFVESSDAGYLNPRQSCSVEAAARAQYPHLVTIYMTKVQVEKMEQQNDWIKNLTNVKLVHLEAKKFFTNDNLGRIYEEVKNTSPHKVEHVSDLARIALLKKFGGLYIDLDAVLLKSTADLNSFLLKNFANGILKFQKGHPIVEALYHRLNETKFNSMSWTGLGEELIRKVMADTCNFTTNNFEEASQTCNVTFLNNEYFLPVFWGNWKDLFGKDIELETYKPEVMKLAYAIEFSNFLTSNIPIVKGRRQLFEQVAKKYCPSVYHTLPKFYKR; encoded by the coding sequence ATGACAGTCCAAACGAGGTATTTCGTTCTAATAAGCCTCTTGTTCGTTGCAACAATCATTGTAATAACATACATAAATCTCCAAGCAGAGGGGAATGAATTCATCCATATCCGAATGCATCTAAGTATGGAACCTGACATCCAAATTCTTACGCTTAACGAGATCAGCGATCACCACGATTTCAATACGACCTTCTTTGTTGAGAGCAGCGACGCGGGATATTTAAATCCACGACAGTCATGCTCTGTTGAAGCTGCCGCTCGAGCACAATATCCACATCTTGTTACGATTTACATGACTAAAGTTCAAGTGGAGAAAATGGAACAGCAGAATGACTGGATAAAGAATCTTACTAATGTCAAGCTCGTCCATTTAGAGGCAAAGAAATTCTTTACAAATGATAATTTAGGACGAATCTATGAAGAAGTAAAGAATACATCACCCCACAAGGTAGAGCATGTGTCCGATTTGGCAAGAATAGCGCTATTAAAAAAATTCGGTGGTCTCTATATTGACTTGGATGCAGTTTTATTGAAGTCCACGGCAGATctcaattcttttcttttgaaaaattttgcaaaCGGAATACTTAAATTCCAGAAAGGACACCCAATAGTTGAGGCTTTGTATCACCGTTTGAATGAAACCAAGTTTAACTCCATGTCGTGGACTGGTTTGGGTGAAGAACTTATAAGAAAGGTTATGGCGGATACTTGTAACTTCACGACGAACAATTTCGAAGAGGCCAGTCAGACTTGCAATGTAACATTCCTAAATAACGAGTATTTCTTGCCCGTTTTCTGGGGCAACTGGAAggatttatttggaaaagataTTGAGTTAGAAACATATAAGCCTGAAGTGATGAAACTTGCTTACGCTATTGAATTTAGCAATTTCTTAACGTCGAATATCCCTATTGTAAAAGGTAGGAGACAACTTTTTGAGCAAGTAGCGAAAAAATACTGTCCCAGCGTTTATCACACCCTGCCCAAGTTCTACAAGAGATAA